The nucleotide window ACCTTATCGATGCATGGTTTAACACCAATCATTATAGCCTCGCCAAAAATCTTCCCATCTTTACTTAAAGCTTTTCTTGCTTGGAGTTTTGACTGATATTGAAAGTGCATCCAGTTACCAGTGTTGGACATCTAGTAGAACAAGAGAACAGAATGGTGTAACAGGACAGAACACATGCGTGCACAAACACAAATATAAGCgcacacaaaaatacacacacacacacacacacacaaacattattTTCAAAGGATGCAAATATTCTTTACCACGTGTTTCGTTATGTTTCCATACTGGGCGAActgcaacaggatataagatgcGGAGGCAGGAGGGAAACTGTTTTAACAAAGAGCATTATAAATTCAGGAAGCTGTTTATTTTTCACCTCAACCACATTCTATGGGTGCTGCATTGTGAGCCACAGATCAAAACACATTCGGTGCATCTGTTTAAGGTCGGCCTTGGGCACCAAGTGAGCGGAGATGATTTGATTGATCCTACAGTGAAAACTCTGTCCACCTGCTGAACCAGGTGATCTATAAAAGAACGTACCCAATTATTTCAACGGTTAAAAGTTAGATATTAGAGGGTGCAATACCAGGAACTTACCCAAATACAGTGATCCAGGTATCATCTAGATGGTCTTCAGAAGACAGTGCATCTCCCTGAGTGAAGAACGGGTCTACTTGGGCTGGAGACAATGTTGACTTGGCCTGCTGACCGGTGCTAGCAGGACTAAATAGACTGGATGCTGTCAGAGAAAATTAGGACATACCTAAGAAATCCCTCTCCTAGTTAAAATTGGTACAAATAAgttagaatgttttttttttattctcccCAATCGCTCACCTGTTCCTGGTGTGACAGCCATATAACCAGACAGTGGGGTTTGCATCATTGAGAAGGGCTGAGACAAGATAACAACATCTAAATTATTACATGTTGTCTTAACGTAGATACACAACTCAAAATCAAAAGCTTCTGGTGAGATGCTAATATAGCAGGTGTAGAATCACTAGCGATTGGTTAGAACACTTCCCTGGCTAAAGCAACAGGACCCCAGCGAGAATGAAGTGTCTGGGGATGACTTCAGAGTGACTGAAGAGTCTGGGGATGACTTCAGAGTGACTGAAGAGTCTGGGGATGACTTCAGAGTGACTGAAGAGTCTGGGGATGACTTCAGAGTGACTGAAGAGTCTGGAGGCTCTGATGTTATCTGCATGATGCATTCATAACGAAAGGAGTTGTGCTTTTACATTGTTGGTTCTGCTCTCACTCAAATACCAACACACACCTGCGCACCAAACCCTTGCTTTTCAAATCCAAACAGCGAGAGGTCTCAATCGCTTCAAAGCCAAAAGTAGCGTTACCCGACCAGTGGGTCCACAGCATTCCTGCTCACTGGCCAAACCAGTGGTCAGCCAGGCTATTAGAACACTGCTCTGTGAGTGTAAAGTGTTGTTACACAtaaggagagggatggaacctactCTGTTAAAACGTACCTGTTTATGTGCACCCATAGGGGACATCCCGATGGCAGGACTTGAGAGATCATCATAGATACTCCTGACTGGAGGGGCCCCACTCTTGTCTTTAGGTGTAGGAACTACAGGTTGGGGGGGAGAGCCACCTAACAGAGCGAGGGTTAGAGAAACAGTCAGGGATCCATCGGAAATAGTGCAGAGAGGACACACTGCCTTTGTCATAACACAAAGTGAAAGTAACAGATCTGATAGTAACAAATAAGGTGTTTTAAAGCAAGTTAGGCTGATCAAGCTGGAGGAGTTAGCTAGCCTATTTTGTCTATGAAAGGGATGTTAGATAATGACATATCACAGATTGGaaagtcagctagctagccatttGTTTTAGCTAGTAAATGACAAATGACCCACAAAAGCAATCTCCCTCACCTGCTTGAAATGGTGACCTCATTTCCATTACCCCAAATGACCGAGGCTGGGGTGTGACAGGTGCTGGCAGATCCCCCATCAAAAACCCCGGAAGGAACTGGGCACCCGGGCCGGGTTTAGGCGATGTTGGGGAACCCAGAGTCATTGGTTCTGTGCCTAGGGGGACACATGGCGTTTTAACATTAGTTAGCAAAGCTATTACGCTaactacactgaataaaaatataaaatgcaacaattgagttatagttcatataaggaaatcagtccattttaaattcattaggccctaaatcTATGGATtccatatgactgggaatacagatatgcatctgttggtcacagataccttaaaaaataaaaaataaattaaaaaaaagtaggggtgtggatcagaaaaccagtcagtatctggtgtgaccaccatttgcctcatgcagcgtaacATCtcttttgcatagagttgatcaggctgttgattgtggcctgtggaatgttgtcccgctCTTCAATGGCGGTGCGCAGTTAtcggtgggaactggaacatgctgtcgcacgcgtcaatccagagcatcccaaacatgctcatcgggtgaaatgtctggtgagtacgcaCATTATggtacccccccaaaaaaacatcatGCAACAAAGTGCATAAATTAAAGGTGAAAAGGTGTTTTTCATTCATGCACTGATTTTTTGGGTACCATGATCTTTTAATAAACATCTT belongs to Salmo trutta chromosome 20, fSalTru1.1, whole genome shotgun sequence and includes:
- the LOC115155448 gene encoding nucleoporin NUP35 isoform X2, whose protein sequence is MTLGSPTSPKPGPGAQFLPGFLMGDLPAPVTPQPRSFGVMEMRSPFQAGGSPPQPVVPTPKDKSGAPPVRSIYDDLSSPAIGMSPMGAHKQPFSMMQTPLSGYMAVTPGTASSLFSPASTGQQAKSTLSPAQVDPFFTQGDALSSEDHLDDTWITVFGFPPASASYILLQFAQYGNITKHVMSNTGNWMHFQYQSKLQARKALSKDGKIFGEAIMIGVKPCIDKNVMESSDRGSTSSGSVFTPPVRNGTPSHHVSTPRSSMRPLSVAYKASSSDYQVVADRQTPRKDDSLVSKAMEYMFGW
- the LOC115155448 gene encoding nucleoporin NUP35 isoform X1; protein product: MEFQGTEPMTLGSPTSPKPGPGAQFLPGFLMGDLPAPVTPQPRSFGVMEMRSPFQAGGSPPQPVVPTPKDKSGAPPVRSIYDDLSSPAIGMSPMGAHKQPFSMMQTPLSGYMAVTPGTASSLFSPASTGQQAKSTLSPAQVDPFFTQGDALSSEDHLDDTWITVFGFPPASASYILLQFAQYGNITKHVMSNTGNWMHFQYQSKLQARKALSKDGKIFGEAIMIGVKPCIDKNVMESSDRGSTSSGSVFTPPVRNGTPSHHVSTPRSSMRPLSVAYKASSSDYQVVADRQTPRKDDSLVSKAMEYMFGW